In Zootoca vivipara chromosome 15, rZooViv1.1, whole genome shotgun sequence, the genomic window GTGATAGCCAATGTGCAGCGGCATTTAGTATATGAacacctcttgttgttgtttagtcgtttagtcgtgtccaactcttcatgaccccatggaccagagcacaccaggcactcctgtcttccactgcctcccgcagtttggtcagactcatgttcgtagcttcgagaacactgtccaaccatctcatcctttgttgtccccttctccttgtgccctccatctttctcagcaccagggtcttttccagggagttttcgcttctcatgatgtggccaaagtattggagtatgACCACCTCTTAGGCAATTTCATATTTGAGGGCTGACAAAACAACGATGAGTTGCCAGCAAAGCCACATGTCTTTCAAGTCTTGGGTAAAAATTCACCTTTGAAAACGTGAAGAGGATTTATAGATATACAGATCCAAAATCCGAATGACAAAAGCAAGCTTAGAAGTTAGAActaccctgcaaggtaggtctccacattttgcagatgTGGAACTGAGGTTAGGAATGTCAGGGAATTTGGAAGGAGTATAACCGTAtacattgttcagcctggacactgaggtccagctcggagggccttctggcagttccctcattgtgagaagtgaggttacagggaaagctggcagagggccttcttggtagtagtgcctgccctgtgaaacgccctctcatcagatgttgaggaaataaacaactctctgacttttagaagacatctgaagtttttaaattatgatgttttactgtgtttgattatttttaatttgctggaagctgcccagagtggctggggcaacccggtcagatgcgcagcatataaataataaattattattattattattattattattattaatagaggAAATTGCCAAAGTTTGCTTATTGGGCACATGTCTGGAGCAgaaataccatacttttctgtgtataagactatggtttttttttactctaaaataatgttcaaaatctgggctcgtcttatacacggatagtatctccctccattttcttaaatcagagtcccccaaaatagggggcgtcttatacatgggggcatcttatagatggaaaaatatggtaaatccaTAATGTTATCAGTATTACTGTTGCTGTTGATTTCAGTTTGATAAACTACGTAATTGATTACATACCCCCATTTGCATTATGCTTCCTTTGCATAGGAATGAACAGGGTGGAATAATGTTAATGGAAACATAATTTACGCAATTAATCATCTCAGTTATGTATATTCACCACAGGGGGCAGTGAGGTGAATAGAGTGGTTCTTGGTGGCAGGTGAACTGTGGCTGaagggaaacagtgctgcatatgATGGATACAGGGCAAGAcagaaaacaatgccttcttccatccctagctgaggctgagagaataACAGCTTGCCTAAGGATGCTGAGTGGGTGGCTGTAGGGCATCAGCAAACAGCGAACCAAAGACCTCTTGGTTCACAGCCAGATCTGCCTCTCAGAGTCAATACACTCCAGCAGCTATCAATGGGCCCATTCAACCCAATCCAAAAGCTACAGTGTGGGAACAAACTTCCTTGTTTGCACAGAGCCGAGGCGGCACTCTGGTCAGTCTCGCAACGGTGTTGTCACAGTTGTCACAAAACAGATACTATAACCCTGAAAGCAAACAGCAGGTGAGTGGGGATGATTCGGCCAGCTGATGAGGAAGCTTTCTTTGGAACTGATATTCTGTGCAACGAAAACTCTGATttgccaaagcaaagcaaaataacaaaaacaaaacttttcatGGGCAGATGATTCTAGACCTGTCTGTGGAGAAAGAGGGTGGAGTCCAGCAGATGGCCTCTTGTCTAAATGAACCATCAACACTGTAGGGATTTTGAAGGCCTGGCTCTTACCTGACAATCATGAGAGGCACAATTTGCATGGTGATGATATATACGCTGTTTGCATTTTTGATTTCCCAGGAGGGTGGACAAGGGCTTAATGTGTGCCTTGGATCAACAGGGGTTAGCCaggggcagtggcatagcatgtgtTGCCAGCACCTGGAGCAAGGCAAGTATCCTTGGCTCCGCCCGCCAATAGGCTGCAACGGATGGGCAATGGCTTGGCGACCTACCTGAGTGGCAGCCGCAGCACCCTATGAGTGTTGAGTACGGCAGAGAGCGGGATGGGAGATTGGTTGGGAGCGGGTATCTTTCTAAAGCACCATAGCAACCAGCCTTTTCCCAGATCCTCTCCTCTGTCCGcccacagagagccagtgtggtgtagtggttaagaggggtagactcgtaatctggtgaaccgggttcgtgtccccctgcagctgctgggtgaccttgagctagtcacatttctctgaagtctctcagcctcactcacctcacagtgtttgttgtgggggaggaagggaaaggagattgttagctgctttgagattcttCTTCTCCATATCTGGCCAGTTCTGCACATCTCTGATTCTGTGcatcttctttttttggaaatggGACTTGATAGTATAAAACACTGTAAACCCTTAGAGGACAGGCACCTGTTGCCCCTTCATAAGTTTGTAAAGTACCATGTGCCAGCATGCTGCCATATAAAGCAGCAGCAACGACAATATCCTATCGTCTCCTTCCAACTGTAAACTCTGTGGGTGAGTGCCAATTGCCATATAGTTAGGGATGTACCTGTCAAATTTGGTTTCGCATATTTCCaaacttaagttcagttttccacatctcCGCACCACTTTGAGAATCTTTTTTACAAGGTCTtcatgaaaacccaccagcatttcagtgcaaaaattctcctaatacacacacaaacacctttgtatgcatttttgcctaatacacacatttttgcaaagtgatttccccaaatataaagcatttttgtatgttatctccCCCAGCATATGTATTTTTTGGCACATCCCCCCCCgagacatttttgtacacattactaggctggagaacagcattgcgaCATTTGGAGAATTGTGAATTCtcaaggatggctgcattttcgTTCACCTATTGATTtaggaagtgcaaatttggagGATTTGCCTCAAAATGCAAACTTAATTGAATCCCCCACCTTTCTCCACTCGTAGCCAAAACAGGGGAAAGCAAGAGGAATGTACCAGCATGTTCAGGAGAACCCAGAAATCTGCAGTTCTAAAAATAAAAGAGGGAAAAAGCTAaaggtcaaacaaacaaacaaacaagcccaaaAGGgagacagcatggccagtggccacagaatgctgtcTGTCTGTATGGGGAATGAAGGAAGAAAATGGGGGATGGAATGGAGTTTCCTGAAAGAGGATATGGTTTCCCAGCTGGAATCCTGAACGGCAGCATTCAAGTCAGCAACATTCTATTGCAGACCTCTACCTGTCTACCTATTCATTCTTTTTATGTTACGTTCTTATGATGTTTTAACTGTACATTGCCATGATATTTTTCTTATGAGTAGGgctcttttttccagccagaactcactggaactgagttctgtcACCTCTTTGGGGCATTCCGGCACCTTTGTAGTGTTGCAGTGGCAGGAGAAGAAAATaagcccctccccccttttaaggTCCTCTctctaaaagctcaacaacttgggttGGCTGTTACCCCGttccacctcttttttctaggaaaaaagccctgattataaGTTACCATTTTGTAAATATTCTTATAAAATAAACAACACTTACTGTGCAGCCATTTGTGCTAGAATATCCAATACATCACCAAATGcaaaccagtaataataataaatatttctagAATTTGGAAATGCTCCTTTTTAAACAGGGCGATTCCAGACTCTCAATATTTTCagatgggattcaatcacataccagcaaactgAGGTTGTGCGGTTTTACCTTACAGGGAGgttttgtgcaacaaacccacttccccaaaagatcagacttGTTCTGCAAAAAGGTGACACAGCaaggcactggaaagtgtgggagaaCACTTGCCTTGACACAACTGCACATGATCTTTAAGAATTCTTGGAGAATAGGTGGGATCCTGGCAGTCTgcaggtgggcaaatgttgtccacATCTTCAAAATGGGGGAGAAGACCTAGGTAACTACCAACTGATGAGCTTGGCATCGATactaggaaaggtcctagaacagataattcaacattAGGTCTGTGTAGCACTGTgtagcacttagaaaaggatgctgtgattactaagatgcagaatgagtttctcaaaaacaagtcatgccagatgaatacaagcttggtggatcagaggAATACTGTGTTGATGTATTGTATCTTGGTATCAAagcatcttgatttcagtaagccttttgacaaagtcccccttggtattcttgcagagaagctggtaaaatgtggactggatgagataactgttaggtggatttgtagctggttgaatGACTGGACCCACCACTGCCAGTGATTTTGAGGAGTCATTTGCTCCAGGCATCCCTGCCCCACTGCTGGAGGTCTCTATATCTATCTTAGGGAGCTTGTCTTGCTGAAGAGCTCCTGCCAGCCAGAGCCAATAATACTCAGCTAGGTGGATCAATGTTTTGAGTTGGTGGAAGGCAGCTTGGTAGGTAACCTAACAAGCCCCTCAGAGCGATTATGTGAATCGGTTTTTCCAAAACAATCCCTGGAAAGGTGTCAGCTTCGAGTTGCTAATGGAATATTGCATCACTTCCCCCCTGCCCTGTGGTCTGTAACTATGGCAAGATCCAATGAGCTTATTTCCATGGAAGAGCACATGGCCAGGTGGGAAGCTGAGCGTTGTTAACCCGAAGGAAGTCTTGACACTGGCAAATTTTAATTCAAATCCAAACCTCTAAATTTGGTTGCTTGCCATGTCAGGAACTTCCTATTTGCACTATGCAAACTGGAAGGCGGTTCAAGGCCAATGGGAGCACTTCCTACTCTCTGCAATAGTCTTGTTCTTAGTGGAGGATGGAGGTTTGGGTGGGAATGAAGTGGCCCAGTTTGTATTGAGAGAAGGTAGCCCTCTCACACGTCAGCCTTTGCAAACCtagtagtgccttccagatgtttttggactgcaactcccaccagctgcaGCTACCTGGGCCACCAGGTTGGCATAGTTTTGTCCTGCATCATTGCCTTGTCGCTAAGCTTATGCTAGCACTTCATGCTTGCTTCACTGGCCTCAGAATTTCACCAGGATTCCCAAGGTATTGCCAAGTCGAACCTGGTAAACGTGAGAGGGAAATTATTAAGATTTCAACACCTTACTCTTTTTCCTTTCAGGGAAGTCTTGCCACAACACAGTCGTCATTTGTCCCACTGGCAGGTGGGTATATTCCTTCCTCTAAAGAGCCCATGGGGACATAGATGGGTTGTGCTGATTTGTCTTTCTTGAAACAACTCAGTGACCATGAGATGgcatagatgtgtgtgtgtgtgtgtgtgtgtgtgtgtgtgtgtgtgtgtgtgtgagagagagagagagagagagagagagagagagagagagagagagagagagagagagagagagagagagagagactgagatggTGAAATATCTCAAAAAAAATCTCCTGGTCACGATTAGTGGGAGAGAAATAACTTTAAAGGCAATGctaaggaagggaaagagaagggTTAAAGTGATAGAGTTGATTTCTAAAGAAGCAAGATGGACCATAGAGAAATCTGTAGCTTGCGCAATTTAGGAACTGACTATagggtattcaactaagttttactcagagtaaaaaggtaaaggtacccctgaccattaggtccagtcacggatgactctggggttgcacgctcatctcgctctatagaccaagggagccagtgtttgtccgcagcttctgggtcatgtggccagcatgactaagccacttctggcaaaccagagcagtgcacggaaacgccatttaccttcctgccggagcagtacctgtttgtctacttgcactttgatgtgctttcgaacagctaggtgggcaggagctgggactgaacaacgggagctcaccccgtcgtgggaatttgaaccactgaccttccgatcggctagctctaggctcaatggtttagaccacagcgccacccacgtcccctttactcaaagtagatctatttaaattaatggaccgaacttagtcatgctcattaatgGCAACTTGAGTAAAACATAGCTGAATGCTGCCCAGAGCAATACAGGCAAGAATTGGCCACAACAGCTGTGCAATAGGCCATTGACCTGTGGATAATTGTATGGCTATTCAACTGAGTTTAGGGGGTCTAAAGCAAACTGGAAATTCTGAACTATGGGCAGGGTGGGAAACCATTAAAGCTGAAAGCATTAGATCGGGGATGTTTTGAGCAGACGCTCTGTGAAAAATGAGTGAGCAAAGTGTGGCTAATTCATAATAAATGTGCAGTGTGGAAGCAGCCAGAGTGTTTCTTCGTTCACAACTACTGTTTTTACCTCTATGCAAATGCAATCAATTGTTCATCTCAACCTTAATACAATTAATCAGCTGTGATTACTTTAACGGGACGGCAGCTCAACCGTTAGTGTGTGTAATGATATGCTGTGTCTATCCCCACTTCAACTCACTCCCTGTTGGCTTCTGGTGCTATGGTAACTGATTTCTCCACTGCCAATAGGTTCTTCTGCTATGTCTGGTTACTATGGCATCCGAAGATCTCTAATGGCAGATGTGGATTTACAAAACAATAAGCAGATCTCAAGTGACATCTACACTTCCTCCCTCATAGCAAAGCCATTTGCGTATGAATCACCGGCAGTTCAGGGATATCCTTCACTTCTAGACACCCATTTCATTGACCAATATGCTGACCACCGAACTGCATCCGTCACCTCTGGAGCCTCGTCCCTCTTTAGTGCCTCGTCGCCACTGACATCGGTCATGCCATCCTTCCCAAGCGACTCGGCACATTTTTTAAGTGTAAGTACATAAGATAAAACACACTAGACCCGTGAAGCTGGATTgagcccaaaggcccatctagtccagcctcctgttctcacagtggccagcctgatgcctctggggaacccacaagcaggacttgagtgcaacagtctgctccccacttgagattcccagcaactgtgtgaagaagagtttggatttgatatcctgctttatcactgccctaaggagtctcaaagccaaTCTAGCtaccgcattttggattagttgtagtttctgggtcaccttcaaaggtagccccatgtacagcacattgcagtagtctatcTAGTcaccattctgttctcacaggggccaaccagattatGGGAAGCCCTTGCGCAGGACCCTGATGTGTCCCTGCAACAGTTAACTCGCTCTCacgtatgcacacacaaaaaaataaacgGAGACTATCTAGGGAAGGCCTTATCATGCCTCCCTGCCCAAGCTGCTACCTGTAACTCTGTAGGGAGGTTTGCTTCTTGCACCCCTTTGAAAACTCTAAGCTGTGGGCCGTTTTCTTTCTTGCAGAGAGACTCCTGGGAACAAGCCATGCCCGACAGCCTTGGCCAATCGGATGTGTGTCCTCCCGACTCCCTTCAAGCACCTTCCATCACTACCGGCTGCCTCTCCTCTCATGAGCCGGGAGTTTCTTCCCAGTACAGAAATCCCACCTGGAATTCGCCCATCTCTGGGACTCAATCCTACTCTTTCCATGCTCTGGACGACGTCCACTACGCAGCCGGCTACTCTGCTGCATCTCCCTACCCATTCTCATCTTTTATGTCCACTGTGGCCAGTGACCTGACTCCCAAAATGCTCCAGACCTCTTCAGAGGAGTCTTCAGACACAGCCCCTCTCCCTGACAACAGCTCTCTCTGGCCGAAGGAAGATGGGAGCCCCCTTTGGGGGTCCTACGAATGTCGAAGGACTTACTAAACCAAAGAGACTCATGGCAGAGGGGCAAACATAAGCCCCTTgggttttatttaaagaaatgcttCAAGTTGGAAGGGTTCTGACCATCTTgagagagcctgtgtggtgtggtggttggagtgttggactatgaactgagaggttcaaatccccactcagccatgaagcttgtggGGTGACCTTTGGCTCGTCGcaatctctcagcccaacctacctcacagggttgttgtgaggataaaatggaagagAACCATGCATGTCACACCGAgtaccttggaggaaaggtgggatataaatgtaatcacTCTAAGAGGTGGGTGGACTTTAGGCTTACGGGATCTGCTTTGGTTTTTGCTGCCAGTATGCCAACTAGGACCCAGTGCAAAATTGTGGCTCAGCTGAGTGAGTATTCTTAAATAACTGAGGAACATGGTGCCCCTGGGCACATGCTGAAGCCAAGAAGACGTGATCAGAATTAGAGCCAAGCCTGCACAAAAGTCCACTCCTGGTTTCCCCCCAAGCATTCTTTTCAGCAACCTGGGGAGATTGTTAGGACAGCTGGGCATCAGAAGGCCTTGCCAATCTACTGCAGATTTCCCAgagatctaccttctgcccatccCTAGACTAAAGCTGCACACACAGAAAAACTCCACACTTATCAACAACCAGCCAATTTAATCCAGATTGTAAGGcaccatctgcactacacatttacaGCAGTATCATAACCATTTTAAGTAAGCTTCCCCTCCCtaaagaattttgggaagtgtacagtagtttgttaagggtgccgaaaGCAATTGGGAGACCTctgttcccctcagagagctccaattcccagagttccctggaaagtggGATTAG contains:
- the POU2AF2 gene encoding POU domain class 2-associating factor 2; the protein is METVPADYGKRVYQGVRVKHTVKDLLAEKRSRQTSSSRLNGSLATTQSSFVPLAGSSAMSGYYGIRRSLMADVDLQNNKQISSDIYTSSLIAKPFAYESPAVQGYPSLLDTHFIDQYADHRTASVTSGASSLFSASSPLTSVMPSFPSDSAHFLSRDSWEQAMPDSLGQSDVCPPDSLQAPSITTGCLSSHEPGVSSQYRNPTWNSPISGTQSYSFHALDDVHYAAGYSAASPYPFSSFMSTVASDLTPKMLQTSSEESSDTAPLPDNSSLWPKEDGSPLWGSYECRRTY